The following coding sequences lie in one Girardinichthys multiradiatus isolate DD_20200921_A chromosome 13, DD_fGirMul_XY1, whole genome shotgun sequence genomic window:
- the si:ch73-196l6.5 gene encoding riboflavin transporter 2 yields MSMFTHMLAILFGMGSWVSINGLWVELPLIVPQIPEGWYLPSYLSVLIQMANVGPLFVTLMHRFRPGALNETFVIYVIIILGTVASFLLGFFWKETVLVAGVPRSLALLVLTFFLAAVDCISSVTFLPFMMRLQPQYLTTYFIGEGVSGLLPALVALIQGVGVVHCINTTQSMNHTINTSNSAGNYDLQAQYQPSNFSAEVFFFFLSAMMLVCLVAFLLLNHHPAVVREHPNPRYTNGTNENSQSRRTWAEQRPMMDPFRHQNHKSRNSFGTGSYSWMQVVYIFVILAWVNALSNTVLPSVQSYSCLPYGNNAYHLSATLAAVSNPLACFIAIFVSIRSLVFLGFLTVLGTGIGSYIMLMAALSPCPLLAEDTSGAAVMVLAWIFFILSLSYVKVIIGVILRDEGHSALVWCGAVVQLGSLLGAVTMFPLVSVYSLFSSGDPCNTSCP; encoded by the exons ATGTCCATGTTCACCCACATGTTGGCGATCCTCTTTGGGATGGGCTCCTGGGTCTCAATCAACGGTCTTTGGGTGGAGCTGCCTCTCATTGTCCCTCAGATCCCAGAGGGATGGTACCTACCCTCTTACCTCTCAGTCCTCATCCAGATGGCCAACGTTGGGCCTCTTTTCGTCACCCTGATGCACCGCTTCCGGCCAGGCGCCCTCAACGAGACGTTTGTCATATACGTGATCATCATCCTGGGCACAGTGGCCAGTTTCCTGCTGGGTTTCTTCTGGAAAGAGACGGTGCTGGTAGCAGGTGTTCCCCGCAGTTTGGCTCTCCTGGTTTTGACCTTCTTCCTTGCTGCTGTTGACTGCATCTCCTCCGTTACCTTCCTGCCCTTCATGATGCGCCTCCAGCCTCAGTATCTGACCACATATTTCATCGGTGAGGGTGTGAGCGGCCTTCTGCCGGCTCTGGTGGCTCTGATCCAGGGTGTTGGGGTTGTGCACTGCATCAACACCACACAGTCAATGAACCACACCATCAACACCTCCAATAGTGCAGGAAACTACGATCTGCAGGCTCAGTACCAGCCTTCCAATTTCTCAGCTGAggtgttcttcttcttccttaGCGCCATGATGCTGGTGTGCCTGGTAGCTTTCCTGCTGCTGAACCACCACCCCGCTGTCGTCAGGGAGCATCCCAACCCACGCTACACCAACGGGACAAATGAGAACTCTCAGAGCAGGAGGACATGGGCTGAGCAGAGGCCCATGATGGATCCGTTCAGGCATCAGAACCACAAGAGCAGAAACAGCTTTGGGACCGGCTCTTACAGCTGGATGCAGGTGGTTTATATCTTTGTGATTCTGGCCTGGGTGAACGCTCTGAGCAACACGGTCCTTCCGTCGGTCCAGTCCTACTCCTGCCTGCCGTACGGAAACAACGCCTACCACCTGTCGGCCACGCTGGCCGCTGTGTCCAACCCGCTGGCCTGCTTCATCGCCATCTTTGTCTCCATCAG GTCGTTGGTGTTCTTGGGCTTCCTGACGGTTCTGGGAACTGGAATTGGATCATATATAATGTTGATGGCAGCGCTGAGTCCCTGCCCCCTGCTGGCTGAAGACACTTCAGGTGCTGCTGTCATG GTGCTGGCCTGGATCTTCTTCATTCTCTCTCTGTCCTACGTGAAGGTCATCATCGGGGTGATCCTGCGAGACGAAGGCCACAGCGCCCTCGTATGGTGTGGAGCTGTGGTGCAGTTAGGCTCCCTGCTGGGAGCCGTCACCATGTTCCCTCTGGTCAGTGTGTACAGCCTGTTTTCATCAGGAGATCCGTGCAACACCAGCTGCCCCTGA